The nucleotide sequence ACTGCGGAAGGCAAACCCGTGGAGTTCGGCGCCATCAAAATCAGCCTGAACCTTTTCCCACCCGCTGCACGCACGCAAATCCTTGGTGAACGCATCCCCTTGGGCACGTTGCTCGCGGAATATCACGTGACTCACACCAGTCGTCCCAAAGCCTTCCTGCGCATCGAGACGGATGACTTTATCAACACCGCTTTCAAGATCACCGGTACCCGCTGGCTCTATGGTCGCCGCAATACTCTGTGGAATCCCCAGCAGCAACCCTTGGCCGAGATCGTCGAAATCCTCCCGCCATAAGGCTTTACCCTACGTCAGGAACGGGTGAAATCTGGCTTGCCTAGCTTTCCTCCTCTGCGCGATGCTTCCCGGTATCGCTATGTCGAAAAAGGCTTTGATCACGGGCATCACCGGCCAAGACGGTTCCTATCTCGCCGAGTTGTTGCTGTCCAAGGGCTACGAGGTTCACGGCATCATCCGCCGCGCCAGCACCTTCAACACCGGCCGCCTGGAACACATCTACTCCGATCCCCACGCGCCCAAGCATAAGCTCTTCCTCCATTACGGCGATCTGGCGGATGCCAGCGCGCTTTCCCGTCTCATCGGCAAGATTCAGCCGGACGAAGTCTATAATCTCGCCGCGCAAAGCCACGTCCGCGTGAGTTTCGATGCGCCGGAATACACCACGGACATCACTGGCACCGGCGTCATCCGCCTTTTGGAAGCCATTCGCGAAGTCGGCATCAAGCCGCGCTTTTACCAGGCCTCTTCTTCTGAGATGTATGGCATGGTGCAGGAAGTGCCGCAGAAGGAGACCACGCCTTTCTACCCACGCAGCCCCTATGGTTGTGCCAAGGTCTATGCCTACTGGATCACGGTGAACTACCGCGAATCCTACGGCATGCACGCCAGCAACGGCATCCTCTTCAACCACGAATCTCCTCGCCGCGGCGAAACGTTCGTGACTCGCAAGATCACCCGCGCCGTCGCCCATATCCGTGCCGGTCTGCAGCAGAAACTTTATCTCGGCAACCTGGAAGCCAAGCGCGACTGGGGTTACGCCAAGGAATACGTGGAAGCCATGTGGCTTATGCTCCAGCAGCCGGAGCCGGATGATTACGTCATCGCCACGAACGAGACGCATTCCGTTCAGGAATTTCTGGAAGTCGCCTTTGGCTGTGTCGGCCTCGATTGGCGCAAGTACGTGGAGATTGATCCGCGCTATTACCGCCCGGCAGAAGTGGACCTCCTCATCGGCGATGCCAGCAAGGCGAAGAAGAAACTCGGCTGGGCTCCGAAAACCACTTTCGCAGAATTGGCCCGATTGATGACGGAATCCGACGTCAAATTGCTGGAAGACCAGCTCGCCGGTCGTGTCCGCAAGAACGAGGAATAACCGATGCCCAAGGCGCTCATCACTGGTATCACCGGCCAGGACGGTTCCTATCTCACGGAACTGCTCCTCGCCAAGGGCTACGAGGTGCATGGCGTCGTGCGGCGCACGAGCAGCTTGGATCGTTCCCGCCTGAAACATCTCTACGGCGATGCAGGCGTCTACAACCAGCGCCTCTTCCTCCACTACGCCGATCTCGACGATCCCACGACCCTGCGCCGCGTTCTGGTAAAAGTCGCCCCGGATGAGATTTATCATCTCGCTGGTCAAAGCCATGTGGGTCTGAGCTTCGAGATCCCCGAATCCACCTGTGACTCCACCGCCATGGGCACTTTGCGCCTGCTCGAGATGGTGCGCGATCTGCCGAAGCTGCCGCGCTTGTTCCATGCGTCTACCAGCGAGATATTCGGTCGTCCGCAATACGCTCCACAGGATGAGAACACGCCGCGCAATCCGGTGAACCCTTACGGTTGCGCGAAAGCGTTCGCCACGCAGATGGTCGGCATCTACCGCCAGACCTACGGCCTCTTCGCCTGCAACGGCATCATGTACAATCACGAATCACCCCGGCGCGGTGAGAACTTCGTGACGCGCAAGATTTGCCGCGCGGCTGCCGCAATCAAACTGGGTTTGCAGAAGGAACTCGTGCTCGGAGACACCTCGGCACAACGCGACTGGGGCTATGCTCCCGATTACGTGAACGCCATGTGGCTCTCGCTTCAGCACAAGGAAGCGGGTGATTACATCTTCGCCACCGGCATCCTCCACAGCGTGAGCGATGTCGTGACGCTCGCCTTCGAAGCCGCCGGTCTTTCCCACGCAGACCACGTCAAACAAGACGCGCGCCTCCTGCGCAAAGCCGAGTCGGTGAATCTTCAGGGCAATCCATCGAAAGCCGAAAGCGTGCTCGGCTGGAAACGTACCATGACCTTCGAAGAACTTATCCGCAAGATGACCCTGTCCGAGATCGAAGAACTGAAATCCGAACAGCGTTGAGCCTTTCACTTCGTGTACGCTAGGCGCTTCCGAAAAACTAGCAGCATAGGAAGCAAGATAACGTTCCGCCTCCCTCGCCCCCTTGGGGGAGAGGGCCGGGGTGAGGGGGAAACAGGCGTAACTAAGCAAACGGCGTGTTCGACTTAGCCAAAGATTGCCTCCCTCACTTCCAATCAAATATCCCCAAAATATTATAGTAATCATCCGACCACACCGGCTGCGTCGGCTCTGGCTCCAGCTTCTTCCAATACTGATTCCCGGATAACGGTTGCAGCGTTTGCGCATCCGCCGCCATCACCGCCCAATGCGAGGAGTAACGCCCAAACCGCATTGTCTCCTCTGCCGTCACCCCTTCGTTCAGGCTGTAACCATCCATGTTCAATTCTTTGGCGATATTTCCCAGCACCGGACGGAAATTCAGCAACCGGCTGGAAATGTTGAAGAGGATGATGCCACCTGGCGCGAGCTTCTGCCGTACTTCTTGCAGCGCCTCTTTCGTGATGAGATGGAGCGGCGGCACATCGGAGCTGAACGCATCGCACACGATCAGATCAAAGTGATGATCCGGTTCATCACGCAAGAGCAGGCGTCCGTCACCGATTTTGTGCGTCAGTTTCTTCGCCCCACAGCGGTTCAAGTAAGTGAACCAATTCGTATCCGACGCGATGCGTAACACCGCGGGATCAATCTCATAGAACGTCCATTCTTCATTCTCCTTCGCGTAAGCCGCCAATGCACCCGCACCTAACCCGATCGCCGCCACGCGGCCCACCGTCTTGCGCTTCTGGTAAAAATCCATGATCGCTCCCGCCGGACCATTCGGATGGTAATAGGAGAGCGGGATGTCTTGCCGCTTCGGGTCCACGAACTGGATGCCATGCACCGTGGTGCCGTGATAGAAACGGCGGATGTGTCCGTCCGGGTCCATCGTCACACGTAGCGCGCCGAAGAAATTCCGTTCTGCATGCAGCGTCTGCCCATGTATTGCCGTGTAGAAAGATGCGCCCCAAATAATCGCGCCCAGCGTCAATCCAAACACCACGGGTCTGCGCGAAAGAAAGAACGCCACCACCAACGGTACGCCAAAGATCAGGAACATCGCGAGTTGATGCGATTGCCTGGACAGGCCCGGCAGAAACTTCGCCACGATAGCTGTGAGCAGACCGATGGCCACCGGCCATACATATTGCTTCGGCAATTTCTTCTCAGGCAATTTACCATCCGCTGGAGGAGCCACCAGACACGCGAGTGCGATCGCCAGCGGATACTCCACCACAGATTTGAAAACGAGTGGTGCCACCAGCGCATTCAGCAAACCGCCCAATACACCACCGATGGACATGCAGAGATAATATTCGGTAAGTTGCGATGGCTCAGGCCGCAACGACGCCAGCTTGCCATGCAGCGCCAGCGTGATGAGGAAGAACACTGCCAGATGCAAGGGCACCAGGATGCCTGCCGGATGTTTGATCTCACCCAGCAACAGAAATAGTACAATGACCGCTGCGACCGGCAAAACGCGCGCGGCCATCGGCGTGATGCGTTCGCCGACTTTCGCGAACACGATTATGAACGTGAGCAAATACAGCGCGAGCGGCAGCGTCCAGAGCAACGGCACACTGGCGATATCCGTGGTCAGATAGGTCGTAAGTCCCAGCATCAGGCTCGAAGGCAACAGCGAGAGCAGAATCCAGATACCCCGTTGTTTCCACGTAGCTTTCTTGCTTTCAGTCTTCTCGCCCACCGTTTGCGTAGTAGCCCCCGCATCACGTTTCCACATCAAAACTGTGACACCGATGAACGCCAGCAACAGCAACCCATAACCCACGCTCCATGACCATGTTTGCTGCGAGAGCCTGAGCATCGGTTCCGCCAGCAATGGATAACCTAGCAGAGCGAGGAAGCTGCCGAAGTTGCTCGCCGCATAAAGAAAGTAAGGATCCTTCGCCGCCGGATGTCCTGAACGACTGAACCAGTTCTGCAACAGAGGTGCGGAAGCCGAGAGCACTAAGAACGGAATACCCACCAAGCCAAACAATGTTCCGAGCAACCAGAGCAACGGCTCCTTACCTGCGGGATTCGCATCCGCCGCGAGCGACATCGGCAGGCAGAACAATCCCGCGCCGAGGAATCCCAGATGCACCAATGACTGACGCCGCACTGTTCCTCTGCCGCTCAGCCAGTGCGCATAGCCATAGCCGCCGAGCAACAGTGCTTGGAAGAAAACCATGCACGTGTTCCACACCATCGGCGCGCCACCGAGGAGAGGCAGGAGCAGCTTGGCCACCAGCGGTTGCACCGCAAAGAGCAGCAGAGCGCTCAATAGCAACGTTAGAGAAAGTGCAGGCAACAGCATGCGTTTCCAGCATGTGCGAGCAGCAGCTTCCGTGCAAGAAATGCATCAAAATAGAGCGTATCTAAACCAATGGGAGTGTGGCCTCCCAACTCGATGAAGGGCTAGGCTGGCCGGGCAAAGTCGTAAAAAGTTTGCTATGTTATGGAATGAAAACCAAACGCGCAAATATACCGGCCCTCGACCTGAGCAGTATCTTGGTTCCGGTCGATTTTTCGGACGATTCGGTCAAGGCGGTGCGCTATGCCGTCGCCATGGCTGAAAAGACCTCCGCCAAGATCACGCTGCTGCATGTGATTTATCTGCACTATATCGCAGGTGAACTCGGTCCGGTGGACATACCGGTGCTGGAGACACAGATGAAAGAGACGACGTTAAAGAAAATGACCACATTTGCCCAAGAGCACGTTCCTGCCCGGCTCCTGCAAGGCACTGCGGTGGTCAATGGCCCGGTGGTTCCTGAGATCACCGCGTTCGCTCAAACACAAAAGACAGGTCTCATCGTCGTATCCACCCACGGCAACACCGGCTTGAAGCGGTTCGTATTGGGCAGTGTCGCCGAAAATGTCGTGCGCCATGCTCCGTGTCCGGTGCTCGTGGTTCGCGAGCAGGAACAGGAATTCATCCATGAACAGCGTGCTTGAAGCACCCAATGATGTGTCAACTAATCCCGCAACCAAACACCACGCAGCCTTCGGTTATCCCCGGGATTTTTTGAACAACCGTTTTGTTTATCTCGTGGTCTCTCCACGGGCCAGGGGGCTATCTATCGGCATCAATCTGAACCCTGACAAACGGTGTGATTTCGATTGCATCTATTGCGAGGTGGATCGCCGGACCGTCGAACCGGGTTTGCATCTTGATGTCAGCCAGTTGGCGGAAGAGTTCCGTTCGACGCTTGCCTTCGTGATGGCAGGCAAGGTCGCAGAACGTCCTTATTTCCAAAGAATGCCCCGCGAGCTTCTCACGCTAAGACATGTCACTCTCAGTGGGGATGGCGAGCCGACATTGTGCCCGCAGTTCTGCGAAGTCGTCGAGACAGCGATACACTTCCGGGCGATGGATCGCAGGTCCGCTTTCAAGTTGGTGCTGTTGACCAATGGGTCGGGACTGGACCGTGATCCAGTCACAGCCGGTCTTAGATACTTCACCATGCATGATGAGATCTGGTGCAAGCTCGATGGCGGATCTACTGCTTATCTTACAAAAGTAAACCAGCCTTTGATTCCCTTGCAGCAATCATTTGAGAATATCCTCAACGTGGCTAAACGGCGTCCCGTGACCATTCAAAGTCTGTTTCCTTCCATCGATGGTGCCGGACCTGGCCAAGAAGAGATTGAAGCCTACGTTCAACGCCTGGTAGAGCTTCAGGCCGGGGGGGCGAAGATATCTTCCGTACAGATCTATTCTGCCACCCGGCCGATGCACAACGAAGATTGCGGACATCTGCCGTTGCGCACACTCTCCAAGATCGCCCAGCTTGTAAGGCAGCGGACCGGCATGCCTTGCGAAGTCTTCTAGGCACCGGGGTTAAATTCAATGGAGGCGCCCAGTCAAAGACTGGGCTCTTTTTTCCCGGATCCACGGTCAAGAGGAGGTCCATTTCCGCCAAAAAATGGAAGGAAGGTTTGTGTGTGCAATGGGAGATTGAACCAGAAACGAAACAGCAGGTCGATAAATCAAACAGGGGAGAAATCATATGATTGCAAAATATCACATCGAGTATCTGGTGGAATTCGGCAGACATCAGCAACCGCATCATTATCAGACCGACGATCCGGTCGCAGCCGAGGAATTTCTGTCCGAGCTGCTGCAACGCGGTCTGGTGATCCAGCACATTCGCCATGAAGGAGTAGATCTTCCCCGCAACGAGTTTGACCGCATGATCAAGACTGCTGGCGGTTTGCTGGCTGCCCGGCAGATCCAAAAATCCCTCAAGCTGAGTGCGGAAGAGGAACACTTCCGGTTCGGTTTTGCAGCTTGAAGTGAACGCCTGACCCCGGAAAACGCCGGGCGGCAGATAAATGTCATGAAACATTCATTTACCATATTGATCGCAGGAATTCTTACGGCGGCAGGGTTGATCACCGGCCTGCGTGTGGCTGAGGCCGCTGATCAACCCACCCGCACGGTCATGCAGGTCAAGCTGGTGCATGCGCAAGGCATCATGGAGGGCATTGCCAAAGAAGATTTCCAGAAGATCGGAGGCAATGCCCAGAAGCTGGTGCAATTGAGCCAGGGCACTGGATGGTATGCCCGCCAGACGCCCGAATACGAACTGTTCACCATGGAGTTCCGCCGGCATGCAGAAACACTGGTAAAGGCGGCGAAAGATCAGAACATTGATGCGGCCACTGGAGCCTATATGCAAATGACCGTGAGCTGCGTCAGCTGTCATAAGTATATGCGCGGTGCGAAACCGGTCGTGTTCAGCAAATAGGTTTCGAGTATCAAATGTGGCATCATGAATTCGAGATGGTTGAAATCAACTTTCTGCATTAGATTGCGCCCATGCTGTTTCGGAGATTGGAAAGCATAGGGCGTACATTTCACCACTTGCAACGGGCGCGAGAGATCGCCGGGGTGTTCCTCAAGTATGGTTACGAGGATCTTCTCCGCCGGCTCCACCTCCCCGCTCTGCTCGACATCCCGCTCAAACACCTCCACCGGCACGATCCGGCGGTCGCCCAGCTCTCCCAACCGCAGCGGCTGCGCCGTGCGCTTGAGGAACTCGGTCCTACCTTTATCAAGCTGGGCCAAGTACTCGCCTCACGTTCAGACGTATTGCCTGACGAATTCGTGAAGGAATTGACCAAGCTGCAGGATCAGGTGCCCGCCATTCCTTTTCTGGAGATCCGCCGCATCATGCAGGCAGAGCTGCGCGAACCGTTGGAGAAATGGTATAGCAGTATCGATGAGGTTCCGTTGGGCTCTGCCTCCATCGCCCAAGTTCACAAAGCTGTTTTCCATGACGGTTCTGCCGTCGTCATAAAAGTTCAGCGCCCGGAAGTGCGGGAGACGGTAAAAGTTGATTTGGAGATCCTCGAACAGCTCGCCGGACTCGCGGAGAAGCATCTGGATGGCTGGCGTGTGCACCGCCCCGTTTTGCTCGTGCAGGAGATGGCCAAGACTTTGCAACGCGAGACGGATTTCAATTGCGAAGCCGCCCACGTGGAGCGCTTCGCGCGTCAGTTCGACAAAGACCCGACGATTCATGTCCCCAAGGTCTACCACGAGGCGACCACGCAGCGCGTCCTCACCATGGAATACATCGATGGTGCCAAGGCGGCCTCGCTGGTTCCCGAGGCGATCGCCCCCTCCGAACGCAAAATCATCGCGGAACGCATCGGCGATCTGCTCCTGAAGCAGATCTTCGTGCACGGCTTCTTCCATGCCGACCCACATCCGGCGAATGTCCACGTGCTCAAAGGCAACGTCATCTGCTTTTTGGACTATGGCATGATGGGATTCATGGATGTGCGCACGCGAGAGAACCTCGCGGACCTGGTGTGGGGCATCTCCCGGCAGGATGAAGCCAGCGTGGCGAACGCTCTGGTTCGTCTCTCCTCCGCCGATGCCGATCCTTCGCGGCCTGAATTGGAAACGGACGTCGCCGAGTTCATGCACCGGCATTTCTATCGTCCCGTGAAAGAGCTGGAGTTTGGTCGTCTCATCATGCAGTTGTTCCAGCTCACGGGCCGTCATGGGCTCAACATCCCTGCGGATGTGTTCGTGATGCTGAAAGCGCTGGGACTGATGGAAACGATGGTGCGTCGCTTGAATCCCGAGCACGACATAATCGCCCAAGCGACACCTTATCTGCGCAAAGCTCGCTTGAGCCGTTTGCAACCGAATCGCCTCGTGGGTGCGATCACGAACTTCGGCCTCGATATGGCGGACATGGTGCGCGAACTGCCCGCGGAAGTCCGTCGTATTGTGGCTCAAGTGAAGAGAGGGGAGGCACGAATGGTCTTCCGTCATGAAGGACTCGATCCCGTGATGGAATCAGCCGAGCGCATCAGCAACCGCCTTTCTTTTTCCGTGGTGTTGGCTGCCATGCTTATCAGCTCATCACTCATCATTCATGCGGATATTCCCCCAAAATGGCATGATGTCCCCATCATCGGTCTGATCGGTTATCTGATTGCCGCGCTTATGGGTTTCGGGCTGCTCATCTCCATTATCAGGCACGGTAAGATGTGAGGCGTTTATTTTCGGCTGTTGTCCTTTGCTCGCTGGTCTTTCCGATAGCGCCGCACGTCCAATGCCGTTTTTAAAGCAACCAACAGGAGCAGCACGATGGATGGCGCGTTGAATATCGCCAGCAAAATGCCGCCCAGCAAGATGGCTACATGCAATACGATGACGCGCCCATAAGGCTCCATCGCGATCTGAGGCAGTGTGGCTTTCCTGTAATCCCCGGTGCGTAGATAATCCCAAAAGAAATAGACGGCATAGCTCGCCACTATGCCCGCTATGGCCCAACCTAGCTTGGCTTCTTGAACAGCAGGAATCAAATCTCCCGGCCCGGAGTGCATCGGCATAAATCCGTCGCTCCGGCCAAAGAAACTGATCACGAACATTCCATGCACGAAGGTAAAGATACCGTAGTGGACACAGAAGAAAGGGAGGAGAAACGCTTTCGCCGCCCATGCCTTCGTCTCCCGCGGACGCGCCAGCAGCATCCGTAACGCGGTGAATACACCCACGATCACGTTCTCACACCAAAAGAGCAGCATGAGGGTGAACGCCTCCCAGCCAAAGAACATCACACCCACCAATGGAACCAGATTGCCAGCGATGATGATCCATAAACCCGGTTCCGCCCAACGCGGCTCCGTTCCTGTCTCAACGATATGCCGCTTTTCCATCACGACGGGTCAGTTCCCTCGCCGTTAGTATCTCCCTCTTCTTCCGTTTCCGCAGCGATACCCACGATGCGATCATCCTGCGTCTCCCATTGCTGCAGCGCCGGGCAGTTCCCTTTTTTCCACTGTTTGAAAGCCGTTGGAAAATCGCGTTTATGCAGCTCGTAATTCTTCACTCCGCAGGCATTGCACCCTTGGACAGAAGCGTAAGGCTTGTATATGCGTGGCCGACCGATGACTCGATAGGTATCTGCGGGAAAAGCAGTCTGCGGCCGCTTATCTAAAACCAAATAGCTCACCGGCAGCGAACGCAGGTCAACCCCCATGAGATGCGCGAACTTGCCCCACTCCGGATCCGTGAAGATATCTGATGGCGGCTCCGCGAAATGATGGCACCAATCGCGCTCATTCCCCGGCGCCAAGATGCCGCATTGCTCAGTGTGAGGGCAGGGGGCCACGATACTGAATTGGGAACGCAAGCGTTCACGCACGGCGATCAATGTGAGACTGGCCTCATACATGCCCGGCTCCACCCAGATCACGACTTCTGCCTTGGCGACGTAGTTTGCCAGTTCATCGATCTGCTCCGGTGTCAGTTCCGTAAGCACATGGCTGAGCAGTAGAATGCCCGGTGTCTCCGGCAGGCCAGATTGCACATTCAGTTTTGAGAACTTTTTGCGCGCTGTCTTTACTGCAAAGTCCATTGCCAGAGGCGATCGATCCCATACACGCAAACCCGTTACCGCTTCCGCGCCGAAATGATGAAGGAAAGCACGTCCTGCCACGCCGCTGCCACAACCCCAGTCCAGCACTTCGCTGTTTGGTGGTGTCCAGCCGAGCGCCTTCAGATCATCCAGCACATAATCCCATTTCCAGCCGATGCGTTGCGCGAACGTCTGGTTGTAGGAATCCAGATCACTGAAACTCTGCCAGTAATCAGCATTGCCAGCCGATCCGGCGAGGTAACCTTTTCGGAGCCGGTCCAGTGCGTGCCAGTCTATCGTTTCCCAATTCATTCAGATGAGCCGTGGAAACATACCACAGCGTTTGAAACGCTGTTTAACAGAAGCACGGCCAAAACCAAGCGGGAAGGAAGACTCCTACCTGGATACATTTGTGACTTTCACGCCAGTTTTTCTCAACTGCTTGAGCAACTTGTCATTCGCAGTCGAGGCATCCGTGAAAAGATGATCGACCTCGCTTATGGGACATAGCGTACACATGGCTTGCTTGCCGAACTTGGTGTGGTCAGCGAGCAGGGCAACCTGCGAAGCCTGCTCGATCATCACCTTTTCACTGCCCAGCACCGTCTCTTCGTAATTCGTCGCCGCTTCTGCATCGATGCCCGCAGCGGAGAGGAAGGCCCACTTCGCCCGATACTGGCGCAAGAACGCTTCAGCTTGCGGACCAACGACTAAACCCGCTTCAGGCTGAAGTAACCCACCGCATAGATAAACTTCCGCACCACGCTGCGAACCTTTCAAGCGATCGATGGCCTGGGCGATGACAAGGGAATTCGTGAGGACGCGGATGCGTTTGAGGGCGATGAACTCAGCGAGTTGAAACGTCGTCGTGCCACCATCGATCATCACGACGTCACCGTCTTGCAGGAGGGCGGAGGCAGCGCGGGCAATGG is from Verrucomicrobiia bacterium and encodes:
- the gmd gene encoding GDP-mannose 4,6-dehydratase, which produces MSKKALITGITGQDGSYLAELLLSKGYEVHGIIRRASTFNTGRLEHIYSDPHAPKHKLFLHYGDLADASALSRLIGKIQPDEVYNLAAQSHVRVSFDAPEYTTDITGTGVIRLLEAIREVGIKPRFYQASSSEMYGMVQEVPQKETTPFYPRSPYGCAKVYAYWITVNYRESYGMHASNGILFNHESPRRGETFVTRKITRAVAHIRAGLQQKLYLGNLEAKRDWGYAKEYVEAMWLMLQQPEPDDYVIATNETHSVQEFLEVAFGCVGLDWRKYVEIDPRYYRPAEVDLLIGDASKAKKKLGWAPKTTFAELARLMTESDVKLLEDQLAGRVRKNEE
- a CDS encoding GDP-mannose 4,6-dehydratase, whose amino-acid sequence is MPKALITGITGQDGSYLTELLLAKGYEVHGVVRRTSSLDRSRLKHLYGDAGVYNQRLFLHYADLDDPTTLRRVLVKVAPDEIYHLAGQSHVGLSFEIPESTCDSTAMGTLRLLEMVRDLPKLPRLFHASTSEIFGRPQYAPQDENTPRNPVNPYGCAKAFATQMVGIYRQTYGLFACNGIMYNHESPRRGENFVTRKICRAAAAIKLGLQKELVLGDTSAQRDWGYAPDYVNAMWLSLQHKEAGDYIFATGILHSVSDVVTLAFEAAGLSHADHVKQDARLLRKAESVNLQGNPSKAESVLGWKRTMTFEELIRKMTLSEIEELKSEQR
- a CDS encoding fused MFS/spermidine synthase, which produces MLLPALSLTLLLSALLLFAVQPLVAKLLLPLLGGAPMVWNTCMVFFQALLLGGYGYAHWLSGRGTVRRQSLVHLGFLGAGLFCLPMSLAADANPAGKEPLLWLLGTLFGLVGIPFLVLSASAPLLQNWFSRSGHPAAKDPYFLYAASNFGSFLALLGYPLLAEPMLRLSQQTWSWSVGYGLLLLAFIGVTVLMWKRDAGATTQTVGEKTESKKATWKQRGIWILLSLLPSSLMLGLTTYLTTDIASVPLLWTLPLALYLLTFIIVFAKVGERITPMAARVLPVAAVIVLFLLLGEIKHPAGILVPLHLAVFFLITLALHGKLASLRPEPSQLTEYYLCMSIGGVLGGLLNALVAPLVFKSVVEYPLAIALACLVAPPADGKLPEKKLPKQYVWPVAIGLLTAIVAKFLPGLSRQSHQLAMFLIFGVPLVVAFFLSRRPVVFGLTLGAIIWGASFYTAIHGQTLHAERNFFGALRVTMDPDGHIRRFYHGTTVHGIQFVDPKRQDIPLSYYHPNGPAGAIMDFYQKRKTVGRVAAIGLGAGALAAYAKENEEWTFYEIDPAVLRIASDTNWFTYLNRCGAKKLTHKIGDGRLLLRDEPDHHFDLIVCDAFSSDVPPLHLITKEALQEVRQKLAPGGIILFNISSRLLNFRPVLGNIAKELNMDGYSLNEGVTAEETMRFGRYSSHWAVMAADAQTLQPLSGNQYWKKLEPEPTQPVWSDDYYNILGIFDWK
- a CDS encoding universal stress protein produces the protein MKTKRANIPALDLSSILVPVDFSDDSVKAVRYAVAMAEKTSAKITLLHVIYLHYIAGELGPVDIPVLETQMKETTLKKMTTFAQEHVPARLLQGTAVVNGPVVPEITAFAQTQKTGLIVVSTHGNTGLKRFVLGSVAENVVRHAPCPVLVVREQEQEFIHEQRA
- a CDS encoding radical SAM protein → MNSVLEAPNDVSTNPATKHHAAFGYPRDFLNNRFVYLVVSPRARGLSIGINLNPDKRCDFDCIYCEVDRRTVEPGLHLDVSQLAEEFRSTLAFVMAGKVAERPYFQRMPRELLTLRHVTLSGDGEPTLCPQFCEVVETAIHFRAMDRRSAFKLVLLTNGSGLDRDPVTAGLRYFTMHDEIWCKLDGGSTAYLTKVNQPLIPLQQSFENILNVAKRRPVTIQSLFPSIDGAGPGQEEIEAYVQRLVELQAGGAKISSVQIYSATRPMHNEDCGHLPLRTLSKIAQLVRQRTGMPCEVF
- a CDS encoding AarF/UbiB family protein is translated as MLFRRLESIGRTFHHLQRAREIAGVFLKYGYEDLLRRLHLPALLDIPLKHLHRHDPAVAQLSQPQRLRRALEELGPTFIKLGQVLASRSDVLPDEFVKELTKLQDQVPAIPFLEIRRIMQAELREPLEKWYSSIDEVPLGSASIAQVHKAVFHDGSAVVIKVQRPEVRETVKVDLEILEQLAGLAEKHLDGWRVHRPVLLVQEMAKTLQRETDFNCEAAHVERFARQFDKDPTIHVPKVYHEATTQRVLTMEYIDGAKAASLVPEAIAPSERKIIAERIGDLLLKQIFVHGFFHADPHPANVHVLKGNVICFLDYGMMGFMDVRTRENLADLVWGISRQDEASVANALVRLSSADADPSRPELETDVAEFMHRHFYRPVKELEFGRLIMQLFQLTGRHGLNIPADVFVMLKALGLMETMVRRLNPEHDIIAQATPYLRKARLSRLQPNRLVGAITNFGLDMADMVRELPAEVRRIVAQVKRGEARMVFRHEGLDPVMESAERISNRLSFSVVLAAMLISSSLIIHADIPPKWHDVPIIGLIGYLIAALMGFGLLISIIRHGKM
- a CDS encoding DUF6498-containing protein, whose amino-acid sequence is MEKRHIVETGTEPRWAEPGLWIIIAGNLVPLVGVMFFGWEAFTLMLLFWCENVIVGVFTALRMLLARPRETKAWAAKAFLLPFFCVHYGIFTFVHGMFVISFFGRSDGFMPMHSGPGDLIPAVQEAKLGWAIAGIVASYAVYFFWDYLRTGDYRKATLPQIAMEPYGRVIVLHVAILLGGILLAIFNAPSIVLLLLVALKTALDVRRYRKDQRAKDNSRK
- a CDS encoding class I SAM-dependent methyltransferase, with translation MNWETIDWHALDRLRKGYLAGSAGNADYWQSFSDLDSYNQTFAQRIGWKWDYVLDDLKALGWTPPNSEVLDWGCGSGVAGRAFLHHFGAEAVTGLRVWDRSPLAMDFAVKTARKKFSKLNVQSGLPETPGILLLSHVLTELTPEQIDELANYVAKAEVVIWVEPGMYEASLTLIAVRERLRSQFSIVAPCPHTEQCGILAPGNERDWCHHFAEPPSDIFTDPEWGKFAHLMGVDLRSLPVSYLVLDKRPQTAFPADTYRVIGRPRIYKPYASVQGCNACGVKNYELHKRDFPTAFKQWKKGNCPALQQWETQDDRIVGIAAETEEEGDTNGEGTDPS
- a CDS encoding DeoR/GlpR family DNA-binding transcription regulator, whose product is MKRKQRLKQILALLQSDPELSLTDACERLGASSATIRRAFVELEQTGQVERTWGGIRLAGGGTLQMGPPAFAKRLGDNTEAKRAIARAASALLQDGDVVMIDGGTTTFQLAEFIALKRIRVLTNSLVIAQAIDRLKGSQRGAEVYLCGGLLQPEAGLVVGPQAEAFLRQYRAKWAFLSAAGIDAEAATNYEETVLGSEKVMIEQASQVALLADHTKFGKQAMCTLCPISEVDHLFTDASTANDKLLKQLRKTGVKVTNVSR